The Candidatus Latescibacterota bacterium genome contains the following window.
CCCCGGGGTTCCCCGGGGTAAATGGGGGTTTTGGGGGGGGGGGTGGGGGGTTGAGGGGTGGGGTGTGGTATCTTTGAGGGGAGGTTAGCGGGATAATCGTAGTTAGACACACAGGAGTGAGCTTTTGGAACTGTCGCACTTTGTACAAATCGATTTTTATCACTTTAAGGCATTCAGAAAGTTTCGACTCGCTCTGCGGCCATTCAATATACTTGTAGGACCTAATAACTCGGGTAAATCGACAGTACTTGCGGCATTTCGAATTCTAGCCGCAGGAATGCGAACGGCTGGAGCGCGAAAGCCAGTCATAGTGGCAGGTCCGAACGGAGATGCGCCCGGGTACGTAGTCGACCTTAGCAATATCGCAGTAGCGGATGAAAATCTCTTTTACGACTATGATGAATCGCATCCGGCAACGGTGACTTTTAAACTTGATAGCGGCAACAAGTTGCAACTGTACTTTCCAAAGCGGGAGATATGTTATCTATTTGCCGAACACAAGACAGTTTCAATTAGAACGCCAGCGAAATTCCGTTTGGAATTCAACTGTCCAATAGGGTTTGTTCCTATCCTTGGGCCTGTTGAGCACAATGAACTGTTGTATCAGAAAGAAGCCGCTAGGCAGGCATTGTTCAATTATCGAGCAGCTAGAAATTTTAGGAATATCTGGTATCACTATCGGGAGTCATTTGAGGATTTCAAGAGGTTACTTGCGAGAACGTGGCCTGGTATGGAGATTGAGGCACCGACTATTGACACAACTCATGGTAAGCCACGGCTAGTAATGTTTTGTCCGGAGAAGCGAATTCCGAGAGAAATCGCATGGGCAGGGTTTGGCTTTCAAGTTTGGTGTCAAATGCTGACTCACTTGGTGCAGTCCAAGGAGAAGGCGATTTTCTTGATCGACGAGCCAGATATATATCTGCATTCCGACCTTCAGCGACAATTGTTGGGTTTGCTGAGAGACCTTGGGCCGGACATTCTAGTTGCGACTCACTCGACGGAGATAGTAACGGAAGCGGAATCAGACGATATTGTCCTGATCAACAAGAACGAGGAGCGAGCAAAGCGCATACGTCAGCCCTCAGATCTTTCTGAAGTTTTTGAAGCATTGGGTTCGAATCTCAATCCAATACTAACTCAGTTGGCAAAAACGAAATCCGCCGTGTTTGTTGAAGGTAAGGACTTTATAATACTAGGCAAGTTTGCTAGAAGATTGAATGAAGTGAGAATCGGGAATCGGAGCGATTTCGCGGTCATTCCTGTGGAGGGATTTAATCCAGACCGTATAAGAACTTTAATTAAGGGCATTGAGACAACACTGGGCACGGAGATCGCGTCGATGGCGATTCTCGATCGTGACTTTAGGTGCAATGCAGAACGCAAAAATATTGAGAAGGCATGCGGAAAATTCTGCGGTACAGTAATTGTACACAATAGAAAAGAGGTGGAGAATTACCTGCTCGTTATCGATGCGCTAGAGAAGGCAGCAGAACGGAGAGTGAAGGAGCAGGTGAAACGAACTGGTAAAGAAATTGAGTATACGCGGGGAATTGCTGCCGTATTGGATGAATACTGTGACGAGGTTAAGCAATACATCCAATCGCAGCAATTGGCAAGCAGGCGCCAGTTTGAACGGAATTGTAAGGCAAAGAAGGATGAGTCTGTGGTTTTCGAAGAATGCTTGGTCGAGT
Protein-coding sequences here:
- a CDS encoding AAA family ATPase; translation: MELSHFVQIDFYHFKAFRKFRLALRPFNILVGPNNSGKSTVLAAFRILAAGMRTAGARKPVIVAGPNGDAPGYVVDLSNIAVADENLFYDYDESHPATVTFKLDSGNKLQLYFPKREICYLFAEHKTVSIRTPAKFRLEFNCPIGFVPILGPVEHNELLYQKEAARQALFNYRAARNFRNIWYHYRESFEDFKRLLARTWPGMEIEAPTIDTTHGKPRLVMFCPEKRIPREIAWAGFGFQVWCQMLTHLVQSKEKAIFLIDEPDIYLHSDLQRQLLGLLRDLGPDILVATHSTEIVTEAESDDIVLINKNEERAKRIRQPSDLSEVFEALGSNLNPILTQLAKTKSAVFVEGKDFIILGKFARRLNEVRIGNRSDFAVIPVEGFNPDRIRTLIKGIETTLGTEIASMAILDRDFRCNAERKNIEKACGKFCGTVIVHNRKEVENYLLVIDALEKAAERRVKEQVKRTGKEIEYTRGIAAVLDEYCDEVKQYIQSQQLASRRQFERNCKAKKDESVVFEECLVEFEKDWSTAGGKYNLIPGKEALSRVNKHLQDSYGVMISPAAIIDAMQKPEIPEEVVELVGSIQGLVAREE